In the genome of Pseudoliparis swirei isolate HS2019 ecotype Mariana Trench chromosome 3, NWPU_hadal_v1, whole genome shotgun sequence, one region contains:
- the LOC130191079 gene encoding rap1 GTPase-activating protein 2-like has protein sequence MLRRKRSVSFGGFGWIDKSTVSALRSRKQELLTISNVAVGDCPPSPPRTAPPNMKSVNFFDMMEDDYIPYLRIQEVLERGGPYPQVILPEFGGYWIEDPEADPPPPLETQGGEEEDAAPGDYGYRLEEVGEAGRAYRKHFLGREHLNFSCSASSVGHLLLSVRHEEEADQESLHVLIRSRVKSVYHRLSLAELPDIPSVPELAKLLSDEAAGLRFCPVLYPKASQLIVNYDEHEVNNTFKFGVVHQRFGQLSEEELFRNNEETPAFTEFLQLLGDTVDLQDFKGFRGGLDVSHGQTGSQSVYTVHRRQEVMFHVSTRLPFTEGDTQQLQRKRHIGNDIVALVFQEEATPFVPDMIASNFLHAFILVQVEQPCSACTAYKVAVTAREDVPPFGPALTNPSVFKKGPEFREFLLTKLINAERACYKSERFARLEERTRAALLDSLHDELYRRSQCMLGLTPGLEEEGRAENGHTHGGLLESIKRAMRGRSVSMETMSRGGAGLPTSLSGGGLAHISAECKVKSPVRRRSALFPRLLSVDSQTERHNHRR, from the exons GAAACAGGAGCTGCTGACCATCTCCAATGTTGCTGTTGGAGACtgccccccctcgcccccccgcACCGCACCCCCCAACAtgaag tcGGTGAATTTCTTCGACATGATGGAG GACGACTACATTCCGTACCTGAGGATCCAGGAG gtgttggAGAGGGGGGGCCCTTACCCTCAGGTCATCCTGCCTGAGTTTGGCGGGTACTGGATCGAGGACCCTGAGGctgatcctcccccccccctggagacccaagggggggaggaggaagacgccGCCCCAGGGGATTATGGGTACCGGCTGGAGGAGGTTGGCGAGGCGGGTCGGGCTTACAGGAAGCACTTCTTGGGCAGG GAACATTTGAACTTCTCCTGCTCAGCCAGCAGTGTCGGTCACCTCCTTCTGTCAGTGCGccacgaggaggaggcggaccAGGAGTCTCTCCACGTGCTCATCAG GTCTCGGGTGAAAAGCGTCTACCACAGATTGTCTCTGGCGGAGCTGCCGGACATCCCCAGCGTCCCGGAGCTCGCCAAG ctgctcagtGACGAGGCGGCTGGTCTACGGTTCTGTCCTGTCCTCTACCCCAAG GCGTCTCAGCTGATCGTAAACTACGACGAGCACGAGGTCAACAACACCTTTAAATTTGGAGTCGTTCACCAGAGATTTGGACAG CTGTCTGAGGAGGAGCTATTCCGGAACAACGAGGAGACGCCGGCCTTCACAGAGTTCCTTCAGCTGCTGGGAGACACGGTGGACCTGCAGGACTTTAAGgg GTTTCGGGGGGGTCTGGATGTGTCTCACGGGCAGACCGGCTCTCAGTCCGTCTACACCGTCCACCGGCGGCAGGAGGTCATGTTCCACGTGTCCACCAGGCTGCCCTTCACCGAGGGGGACACACAGCAG CTGCAGAGGAAACGCCACATCGGGAACGACATCGTGGCGCTGGTGTTCCAGGAAGAGGCCACGCCCTTCGTCCCCGATATGATCGCCTCCAACTTCCTGCACGCCTTCATCCTGGTGCAGGTGGAGCAGCCGTGCTCCGCCTGCACTGCCTACAAG gtggccgTCACAGCGCGAGAAGACGTGCCCCCGTTTGGCCCCGCCCTCACGAACCCGTCGGTGTTCAAGAAG ggtccagAGTTCAGAGAGTTCCTCCTCACTAAACTCATCAACGCAGAGCGGGCCTGCTACAAGAGCGAGCGCTTCGCCCGGCTGGAG gagcgtACCCGGGCTGCCCTGCTCGACAGCCTCCACGATGAGCTGTACAGACGctcccagtgcatgctgggattgaCGCCTGGtctagaggaggaggggcgagctGAGAACGGACACACCCACGGAGGTCTGCTGGAGTccatcaag agggcgatGCGAGGACGGAGCGTCTCCATGGAGACCATGTCGCGGGGCGGGGCCGGTCTGCCCACCAGCCTGAGTGGGGGGGGTCTGGCACACATCAGCGCTGAG TGTAAAGTGAAATCTCCGGTGAGGAGGCGGTCGGCACTCTTTCCTCGCCTGCTGAGCGTCGACAGccaaacagagagacacaaccACAGGAGGTGA